In a single window of the Acidobacteriota bacterium genome:
- a CDS encoding DNA primase, which translates to MLYPQHVIDDLKNRADLVRIVQQYVPDLKKKGANWMACCPFHQEKTPSFSVNPAKGFYKCFGCDKGGTAFNFLMEMENISFPEAIKRVADISGYMLPEPIDDETYKRNKKKRDEKKMLAEQVIELNQVALEFWEKELHGKSAKAKAAREYLEKRGIPEDIQKQFRIGFSPDSWDALLSVLRDFGADEKLIAQSGLVSVNEEKERTYDRFRGRIMFPVLDIEGRPVAFGARGLTPEDQPKYLNSPETPAYTKGDHLYGLFQAKDAIRKKRFVILVEGYLDLIALFQHGVTNVAASLGTAFTDSQAKLLHRFTERVVINYDGDDAGIKAARRAVEHLLPQNFDIKVLVLPDGKDPDDYVREHGPERYSELRGKALPFLRFCLDAVSKGRDLNDAKQKAEAVEEILPVITPIRNTVRRSATFDQAMDHFGIEDTGVRRELWTTIHRGNQAMTPAAKDHVVRTSGLKETIVERDLLRFLATDSNAREVILPQLEPSDFERLANSHIFEAFISQHESGSDLTCDSILSIAEWNERDVERIKSIFAAAANGDDPGSVLRRAEECLRGLRDMAINNRIWEITRQTAIAEQTGDTALVATLIEEKFELEKLRRSLHHHTASL; encoded by the coding sequence ATGCTCTACCCGCAGCACGTCATCGATGATCTGAAGAACCGTGCCGATCTGGTGCGGATCGTTCAGCAATACGTCCCGGATCTGAAAAAGAAAGGGGCGAACTGGATGGCCTGCTGTCCGTTTCATCAGGAAAAGACTCCGTCTTTCTCGGTCAATCCCGCAAAAGGTTTTTATAAGTGCTTTGGGTGCGATAAAGGCGGCACGGCATTCAATTTTCTGATGGAAATGGAGAACATCTCTTTTCCTGAGGCGATAAAGCGGGTCGCCGACATCAGCGGATACATGCTGCCCGAGCCGATCGATGACGAGACCTACAAACGCAACAAAAAGAAACGCGATGAGAAGAAGATGCTTGCCGAACAGGTCATCGAACTCAATCAGGTCGCACTGGAATTCTGGGAAAAGGAACTGCACGGCAAAAGCGCCAAAGCGAAGGCTGCCCGCGAATATCTCGAAAAGCGGGGCATTCCCGAAGACATTCAGAAGCAGTTTCGCATAGGCTTCTCGCCCGACTCGTGGGATGCTCTGTTGTCGGTTTTGCGTGATTTCGGTGCTGACGAAAAGCTTATCGCACAGAGCGGTCTTGTTTCCGTAAATGAAGAGAAAGAGAGGACTTACGACCGTTTCCGTGGACGTATAATGTTCCCTGTTCTTGATATCGAAGGCCGCCCTGTGGCATTCGGAGCCAGAGGATTGACGCCCGAGGATCAGCCGAAATACCTTAATTCACCCGAAACTCCCGCATATACAAAAGGCGACCACCTTTACGGGCTTTTCCAGGCAAAGGACGCTATCCGAAAGAAGCGTTTCGTCATTCTCGTGGAAGGCTATCTCGACCTGATCGCTCTGTTTCAGCACGGCGTAACAAATGTCGCCGCGAGCCTCGGCACGGCTTTTACCGATTCGCAGGCGAAGTTGCTCCACCGATTCACAGAACGCGTAGTTATCAATTACGACGGCGACGACGCCGGCATCAAGGCCGCTCGCAGAGCGGTCGAACATCTGCTGCCGCAAAATTTCGACATCAAGGTCCTTGTCCTGCCCGACGGCAAAGACCCCGATGATTACGTCCGCGAACACGGCCCCGAACGTTATTCAGAGCTTCGCGGCAAGGCTTTGCCGTTCCTGCGTTTTTGCCTCGATGCCGTGTCAAAGGGCCGCGACCTCAACGACGCAAAACAAAAGGCTGAAGCTGTTGAAGAGATTTTGCCCGTCATCACGCCTATTCGAAATACCGTCCGCCGAAGCGCGACCTTTGATCAGGCGATGGATCATTTTGGCATCGAAGATACCGGCGTGCGGCGTGAATTGTGGACGACCATTCACCGCGGGAACCAGGCAATGACGCCTGCAGCAAAGGATCATGTCGTCCGCACTTCAGGACTGAAAGAGACCATTGTCGAACGCGATCTGCTGCGGTTTCTCGCAACCGATAGTAACGCCCGCGAGGTCATATTGCCTCAGCTTGAGCCGAGCGATTTCGAGAGGCTCGCGAATTCGCATATTTTTGAGGCCTTTATATCTCAGCATGAATCAGGGAGCGATCTTACCTGTGATTCAATATTGAGCATCGCGGAGTGGAACGAACGGGACGTTGAACGGATAAAAAGCATATTTGCCGCGGCCGCGAACGGCGACGATCCCGGCTCAGTGCTTCGCCGGGCTGAGGAATGCCTCCGCGGACTTCGTGATATGGCGATAAACAACCGAATTTGGGAGATAACGCGGCAAACTGCAATTGCGGAGCAGACCGGCGATACGGCACTTGTCGCCACGCTGATCGAAGAAAAATTCGAACTGGAGAAATTGCGGCGTTCGCTTCACCACCACACTGCATCTTTGTGA
- a CDS encoding Smr/MutS family protein: MNYSAATLEFERLLGLVARQAQTPMGAAKIRELTPFAGRFELDSALLAIREAEKLSEEKQVSWSFSGIEDPAQQIALLRIRDAALDPLSLLDVARVCEQAVFAKHAIQPELDDTPTLWSFIEAIPRELSAAVDEIRRKILPGGELDDDASPELALLRREINAQRARLTKTLESAMRAAGNAIQDEIVTVRNDRFVIPVKTDLRGKIGGVAHGFSSSGATVYIEPLETIEANNELQNLKGKEERETAGILFGLTEKLRELLPAVEAAVIAVTELDAVKAKLEFARSFKAVVPEISDDGTLELIDARHPLLEHGIRAGSPPYASEGTGGTVTPERGVASTSVSDVDDGVVLPQEIVPSSIGLSSDRSVMIISGANAGGKTVVLKTAGLLSMMAISGLPVPASAAKVPFYRSILADIGDHQSLSANLSTFSSHMSNIAGMLRDCEPPSLVLLDEAGTGTDPEEGSALGVAIVDHFRRKGAQVIASTHYRGLKMYAANDPGVINASVEFDEKTLKPTYKLMIGIAGASSGLEIARRFGIADNVIDAARENLDTAAQEAENYLRRLQTETRQAEDLRIALEEEREVVADKFASLEKDAAKREKTRQREFEAALAQTVEDFDRQSRAFLKTIEDKALRNKLDKDRLARKAELNRAVIAKASGQAVGGPSVRSPHVSKGSSSNENAQGDQDTITVGSHVITSFGNIGVIERMDKDVAEVLVGGMRLREKLADLRLSEPPASAGGKAPVSSPHVGKGRPRNSGISRPIDAPEVAVELNLIGMTTAEAEYELDRFLDEAYMASQGRIRIIHGHGTGALKNFVRHFLNGHPHVEKYGPAPDREGGNGATIAELKN, translated from the coding sequence ATGAATTACTCGGCTGCGACATTAGAATTTGAAAGGCTGCTCGGCCTTGTCGCCCGTCAGGCACAAACGCCGATGGGTGCCGCAAAGATCCGCGAGCTCACGCCGTTTGCGGGCAGATTTGAATTGGATAGCGCCCTCTTAGCGATCCGTGAGGCAGAGAAACTGAGCGAAGAAAAACAGGTGTCCTGGTCGTTCAGCGGCATCGAGGACCCAGCCCAACAGATCGCTCTGCTTCGTATACGCGATGCCGCTCTTGATCCGCTGTCGCTGCTGGATGTCGCACGCGTCTGCGAACAGGCCGTTTTCGCCAAACATGCGATACAGCCCGAGTTGGACGATACTCCTACGCTTTGGAGTTTCATCGAGGCAATTCCCCGCGAACTATCCGCAGCCGTTGACGAGATCAGACGCAAGATACTTCCGGGCGGCGAATTGGACGACGATGCCTCGCCTGAACTTGCCCTTCTCCGCCGTGAGATAAATGCACAGCGGGCTCGACTGACCAAGACACTCGAATCCGCGATGCGTGCTGCTGGCAATGCGATCCAGGATGAGATCGTAACGGTTCGCAATGACCGCTTTGTGATACCCGTAAAGACCGATCTTCGCGGCAAGATCGGTGGCGTAGCACACGGTTTTTCGTCCAGCGGTGCGACCGTTTATATCGAGCCGCTTGAGACCATCGAGGCAAACAACGAGCTCCAGAACCTGAAAGGCAAAGAAGAACGCGAGACGGCGGGAATCCTTTTCGGCCTCACTGAAAAGCTCCGCGAGCTGCTGCCGGCGGTCGAAGCGGCGGTTATTGCCGTAACAGAACTAGACGCCGTTAAGGCGAAGCTCGAATTTGCCCGAAGTTTCAAAGCCGTCGTCCCTGAGATCTCCGACGACGGCACACTGGAACTTATCGACGCTCGCCATCCTCTGCTTGAGCACGGCATTCGTGCAGGCTCCCCTCCTTACGCGTCCGAAGGCACTGGCGGGACTGTAACGCCAGAACGAGGGGTGGCATCAACGTCGGTTTCCGACGTTGATGACGGGGTGGTTCTCCCGCAAGAAATTGTCCCGTCGTCAATTGGATTATCTTCCGACCGCTCGGTCATGATAATCTCCGGTGCGAACGCCGGCGGAAAGACCGTCGTTCTGAAGACCGCCGGACTTCTCAGCATGATGGCAATTTCCGGCCTGCCCGTGCCTGCCTCGGCGGCGAAGGTTCCCTTTTACCGTTCGATACTCGCTGACATCGGCGACCATCAATCGTTGAGTGCGAATCTTTCTACATTTTCCTCGCATATGTCGAACATCGCCGGTATGCTTCGTGATTGTGAACCGCCCTCGCTCGTCCTGCTCGACGAGGCCGGCACCGGCACCGACCCTGAAGAAGGCTCTGCGCTCGGCGTCGCAATAGTTGACCATTTTCGCCGGAAAGGAGCTCAAGTCATCGCTTCGACACATTATCGCGGGCTGAAAATGTACGCCGCCAACGACCCCGGCGTAATAAATGCGTCGGTCGAATTTGATGAAAAGACGCTTAAGCCGACCTACAAACTGATGATCGGCATCGCCGGAGCTTCGTCAGGCTTGGAGATAGCGAGGCGGTTCGGCATAGCGGACAATGTCATAGACGCCGCACGCGAGAATCTCGACACCGCGGCACAGGAAGCGGAAAATTACCTCCGCCGGCTGCAAACAGAGACGCGTCAGGCCGAAGACCTCCGCATCGCGCTCGAAGAAGAACGCGAGGTCGTCGCCGACAAGTTCGCATCGCTCGAAAAGGACGCCGCAAAACGCGAAAAGACGCGTCAGCGTGAATTCGAGGCCGCACTTGCCCAGACGGTAGAAGATTTCGACCGCCAATCAAGAGCGTTCCTGAAAACTATCGAAGACAAGGCCCTTAGGAACAAACTCGATAAAGACCGTCTCGCCCGCAAAGCCGAGTTGAACAGAGCGGTAATAGCCAAGGCCAGTGGTCAGGCTGTCGGCGGCCCGAGTGTCCGTAGCCCGCACGTAAGTAAGGGCTCATCTTCGAACGAGAACGCTCAAGGTGATCAAGACACTATTACCGTCGGTTCGCATGTCATCACCTCCTTCGGAAACATCGGCGTCATCGAACGGATGGATAAAGATGTCGCCGAGGTCCTCGTCGGCGGGATGCGTCTCCGCGAAAAACTCGCCGACCTACGCCTGTCAGAACCGCCTGCGTCAGCGGGCGGCAAGGCCCCTGTCAGTAGCCCGCACGTCGGCAAGGGCCGGCCGCGGAATTCAGGCATCTCAAGGCCCATCGATGCTCCTGAAGTTGCCGTTGAACTCAACCTCATCGGCATGACAACCGCCGAGGCAGAATACGAACTCGACCGTTTCCTCGACGAAGCCTACATGGCATCGCAGGGGCGTATCCGCATCATCCACGGCCACGGTACCGGAGCTCTGAAGAACTTCGTCCGTCACTTTCTCAACGGCCACCCGCACGTCGAAAAATACGGTCCCGCACCCGACCGCGAGGGCGGAAACGGCGCTACAATTGCTGAGCTTAAGAATTGA
- a CDS encoding thiol-disulfide oxidoreductase DCC family protein, producing MQRIVLFDGVCNFCNSSVNFLIARDRDDKFRFAPLQSPAGQALKERFNISDDVDSVILIEDDKAYTHSEAAIRMAKALGGVWSVCGVFGIVPAALRDPFYKLFAKHRYKLFGRKDACMMPTPEIRAKFIE from the coding sequence ATGCAGCGAATAGTGCTTTTCGACGGCGTTTGTAACTTCTGCAATAGCTCCGTCAATTTCCTGATCGCCCGCGATCGTGACGACAAATTTCGATTCGCACCGCTGCAGTCGCCCGCCGGGCAAGCATTGAAAGAGCGATTCAATATCAGCGACGATGTTGATTCTGTGATCTTGATCGAGGACGACAAGGCCTATACCCATTCGGAAGCCGCGATCAGAATGGCAAAAGCTCTCGGGGGCGTGTGGTCCGTCTGTGGTGTTTTCGGCATTGTGCCGGCGGCCCTACGTGATCCTTTTTATAAGCTCTTCGCAAAGCACCGCTACAAGCTTTTCGGGAGGAAGGATGCCTGCATGATGCCTACACCTGAGATACGAGCGAAGTTCATAGAATGA
- a CDS encoding amidohydrolase family protein: protein MRSKGKMQKAKFTILLASSIIAGSFAANAQSDGSEQNKTGTPGTFAVVGARIVTVTGAVIENGTILIRDGKIAAIGTNVSVPSGAERIDGKGLSVYPGMIDAATNMGLTEIGQGANATVDISEVGTMNANARAIKGINPHTSHINVTRVNGITTVLSHPTGGLISGQSAIINLNGSTQDEMAVVADNALVINFPRVATGGGFGGFAFAQQAAAPDVNAAVRRRDEQIEELKKMFRDAEAYLKAREARQKDPSLPLVGIDLKMEAMAPYVRGQRPVLLPVQRERDIRAAVKFAEDMKLKSIIVGGQDAWKVADDLKKNNIAVIYTNIYSLPVQMDDPYDYLFEVPSKLKQAGVKFAISTGNDGSEARDLPYHAGLAGAYGLSKEEALKSVTIYPAEILGIADRMGSLEVGKVANVVVTDGDLLDPRTNVKYLFINGRKLPLTSRHTQLFDSFKDRK, encoded by the coding sequence ATGAGGTCAAAAGGTAAGATGCAAAAGGCAAAATTCACTATATTATTGGCCTCGTCGATTATTGCAGGCTCGTTCGCGGCGAATGCGCAGAGCGACGGCTCTGAACAGAACAAGACCGGCACTCCCGGAACATTTGCTGTCGTCGGGGCAAGGATCGTTACCGTAACAGGTGCTGTGATCGAGAACGGAACGATACTCATCCGCGACGGAAAGATCGCCGCTATCGGAACCAATGTCTCGGTGCCCTCAGGTGCCGAACGCATCGACGGAAAAGGGCTGAGCGTTTATCCGGGAATGATCGATGCTGCAACGAACATGGGGCTGACCGAGATCGGGCAGGGAGCAAATGCGACCGTAGATATTTCTGAGGTTGGCACGATGAATGCGAATGCTCGTGCGATCAAGGGCATCAATCCGCACACTTCGCATATCAATGTGACCCGCGTGAACGGCATCACGACCGTGCTTTCTCACCCGACGGGCGGGTTGATCTCGGGACAGTCTGCGATCATTAATCTTAATGGTTCGACGCAGGACGAGATGGCGGTGGTCGCCGATAACGCCCTCGTAATCAATTTCCCGCGTGTGGCAACGGGCGGCGGTTTTGGCGGATTCGCCTTTGCACAGCAGGCCGCAGCCCCGGATGTCAACGCAGCGGTTCGCCGACGTGATGAGCAGATCGAGGAACTCAAAAAGATGTTTCGCGACGCCGAAGCTTATCTTAAAGCACGCGAGGCAAGGCAGAAGGACCCGAGCCTGCCGCTGGTCGGCATAGACCTCAAGATGGAAGCGATGGCACCATACGTCCGCGGTCAGCGTCCGGTTCTGCTGCCCGTACAGCGTGAACGCGACATTCGGGCGGCCGTAAAGTTTGCCGAAGATATGAAGCTGAAATCCATCATCGTCGGCGGGCAGGACGCGTGGAAAGTGGCGGATGATCTGAAAAAGAACAACATCGCCGTCATTTATACGAATATCTACAGCCTGCCGGTGCAGATGGACGACCCTTACGATTACCTTTTCGAGGTGCCGTCGAAACTGAAGCAGGCCGGTGTGAAGTTCGCTATTTCGACCGGAAATGACGGTTCGGAAGCACGAGATCTGCCTTATCATGCAGGCCTCGCGGGTGCTTACGGACTCTCGAAAGAAGAGGCACTCAAATCCGTGACTATCTATCCTGCCGAAATACTCGGTATTGCAGACCGCATGGGCTCGCTTGAGGTCGGAAAGGTCGCGAACGTCGTAGTTACGGACGGCGATCTGCTCGATCCGCGAACGAACGTGAAATACCTGTTCATCAACGGCCGCAAGCTGCCGCTAACGTCGCGGCATACGCAATTGTTCGATTCCTTCAAGGATCGGAAATAG
- a CDS encoding amidohydrolase family protein codes for MKKITAFLVLNILLLGSLGGSVSAQAAGGSVLIKNATVMTAIRGTLEGTDILVQNGKITRIGKNLSAPAGVRTIDATGKFVTPGIIDCHSHTMMDAVNEGSFSVTSMTRIRDVLNPKDIAIYRGLAGGVTAANLLHGSANSIGGQNSSVKLKWGKPVEDFLIPDAPPGIKFAMGENVKRSNFQPQGGQQQRYPRTRMGVVAVMRDAFLRAKDYKQSWDDFRAKKTKVPPRRDLELEPLVEILEGKRIVHAHGYRSDEHLNLLRIADEFGFKIGTLQHGLEGYKIAPEIAKHGAGVSIFTDSWSYKLEAYDNTPYNAYIMWKAGVNVSINSDSNERMRRLNLDAAKVMKYGGVPEEEALKMITLNPAIQMGIGKRTGSIEVGKDGDLVIWNMHPFSPYSRVEMTLIEGDVYFDRASDIARRAELAREREALERLDQNRPAGAGAAAPRPPSQFERDHLDDADHIDGGTR; via the coding sequence ATGAAGAAGATAACAGCTTTTCTTGTTCTAAATATCCTGCTGCTCGGCAGCCTCGGCGGAAGCGTTTCCGCGCAGGCGGCTGGCGGCAGCGTCTTGATAAAGAATGCCACCGTAATGACCGCTATACGCGGCACTCTTGAGGGAACGGACATACTTGTCCAGAACGGCAAGATAACCCGGATCGGCAAGAATTTGTCGGCTCCGGCAGGTGTGCGAACCATCGACGCTACTGGGAAATTCGTGACGCCGGGCATCATCGACTGCCATTCGCATACGATGATGGACGCCGTTAACGAGGGCTCGTTTTCAGTGACCTCGATGACGCGCATTCGCGACGTTCTGAATCCGAAGGATATCGCCATTTATCGCGGCCTGGCAGGCGGCGTGACTGCGGCGAATCTGCTGCACGGTTCTGCGAATTCCATCGGCGGGCAAAACTCCAGCGTCAAGTTGAAATGGGGCAAGCCCGTCGAAGATTTCCTAATTCCGGACGCACCGCCCGGCATCAAGTTCGCGATGGGCGAGAACGTCAAGCGGTCGAATTTTCAGCCTCAAGGCGGCCAACAGCAGCGTTATCCCCGGACGAGAATGGGCGTTGTGGCAGTGATGCGTGACGCGTTCCTGCGTGCGAAAGATTACAAGCAAAGCTGGGACGATTTTCGTGCGAAAAAGACAAAGGTCCCGCCGCGACGCGATCTGGAGCTTGAACCGCTTGTCGAGATACTCGAGGGCAAACGCATCGTCCATGCCCATGGCTATCGTTCAGACGAACACCTTAATCTGCTGCGTATCGCAGATGAGTTCGGCTTCAAGATCGGAACTCTGCAGCACGGGCTCGAGGGCTACAAGATCGCTCCCGAGATCGCAAAACACGGTGCAGGCGTTTCAATATTCACGGACAGCTGGAGCTACAAACTCGAGGCGTATGACAACACTCCGTATAACGCTTACATCATGTGGAAAGCCGGCGTGAACGTTTCGATCAACTCCGATTCGAACGAGCGTATGCGCCGCTTAAATCTGGACGCTGCAAAAGTAATGAAATACGGCGGAGTTCCCGAGGAAGAAGCTCTGAAAATGATCACGCTGAATCCCGCGATCCAGATGGGAATCGGAAAGCGGACCGGCTCGATCGAGGTCGGCAAGGACGGCGACCTCGTGATCTGGAACATGCATCCATTCAGCCCATATTCGCGAGTTGAGATGACGCTGATCGAAGGCGATGTTTATTTTGACCGTGCGAGCGATATCGCACGGCGTGCCGAGCTTGCACGAGAGCGTGAGGCCCTTGAAAGACTTGACCAGAATCGTCCTGCAGGAGCAGGAGCTGCCGCACCGCGACCGCCGAGCCAGTTTGAACGCGACCATCTTGATGACGCAGATCATATCGACGGAGGTACGCGGTAA
- the msrB gene encoding peptide-methionine (R)-S-oxide reductase MsrB — protein sequence MSISESGYDITPLDAEAVERLAKELNEEEYRILLNHGTEPAFCGTLLDNKLDGVYACRLCGLPMFSSEHKFNSGTGWPSFYRPFDKEHLKYIEDNSYGMRRIEIRCSRCDGHQGHVFPDGPPPTGQRYCLNSASLEFYEYGEEPRLKN from the coding sequence ATGAGTATATCGGAATCCGGCTACGATATAACGCCGCTTGACGCAGAAGCCGTCGAACGGCTCGCGAAAGAACTGAACGAAGAAGAATATCGAATTCTGCTGAACCACGGCACCGAACCTGCGTTTTGCGGAACTCTGCTCGATAACAAACTCGACGGCGTTTACGCCTGCCGTCTGTGTGGCCTGCCGATGTTCTCGTCCGAGCACAAATTCAATTCAGGCACCGGTTGGCCTTCGTTCTACCGCCCTTTTGACAAGGAGCATCTCAAATATATCGAAGACAACAGTTACGGAATGCGTAGGATCGAGATACGATGCTCCCGCTGTGACGGACACCAGGGCCACGTTTTCCCCGACGGCCCGCCGCCGACAGGTCAACGCTATTGCCTGAATTCCGCTTCGCTGGAATTTTACGAATACGGCGAAGAACCAAGACTTAAGAATTAA
- the lpxD gene encoding UDP-3-O-(3-hydroxymyristoyl)glucosamine N-acyltransferase, whose product MKLAELAEITGSTVESGDADLEINSTAGLDLAKDGEITFLANPKYTPQVAETNASAIFLNEGVEIGRDDIAILRAKDAYVAYTLAMRAFFPDPELKYFIHSTAVIDEAACVNECVEIHANVVVGPNCRVAENVRIMPNVTLYEGVSIGPNTTIHSGVSIRENCEIGARCVIHNNSTIGSDGFGYAKTEDKKWLKIPQTGRVVLEDDVEIGANTAIDCASVGETRIKRGTKIDNLVQIGHSCTIEEDSLICAQTGLAGSSHIGKRVLLTGQVGIAGHLKVGDDVIMTAKSAVSHDVEPGKVISGIPAFDNKDWLRSTAAFRRLGEFAQRLRKLEKKVFGSEPPA is encoded by the coding sequence ATGAAACTAGCCGAATTAGCTGAGATAACTGGCTCGACCGTGGAAAGCGGCGATGCTGATCTGGAAATCAATTCGACTGCCGGGCTCGATCTCGCAAAGGATGGCGAGATCACGTTCCTCGCTAATCCGAAATACACGCCGCAGGTCGCCGAAACAAACGCATCCGCTATCTTCCTGAACGAAGGCGTCGAGATCGGCCGCGACGATATCGCAATTCTGAGAGCGAAGGATGCCTATGTGGCCTATACCCTCGCAATGCGTGCATTTTTCCCTGATCCAGAGTTAAAGTATTTTATTCATTCTACTGCTGTAATTGATGAGGCTGCTTGTGTTAATGAATGCGTAGAGATTCACGCCAACGTCGTTGTCGGCCCCAATTGCCGGGTCGCTGAAAACGTCAGAATAATGCCGAATGTTACCCTTTACGAAGGTGTTTCAATAGGCCCGAATACAACGATCCATAGCGGCGTTTCAATACGAGAGAACTGCGAAATTGGTGCACGCTGCGTCATCCATAACAACTCTACTATAGGCTCGGACGGCTTTGGCTATGCCAAAACTGAGGACAAGAAATGGCTGAAAATTCCCCAAACGGGACGTGTTGTGCTCGAAGATGACGTTGAGATCGGTGCAAATACTGCGATCGACTGTGCATCGGTCGGCGAAACCCGCATCAAGCGCGGCACTAAGATAGATAACCTTGTCCAGATCGGCCATTCCTGCACCATCGAAGAGGATTCTCTGATATGTGCCCAAACAGGGCTCGCCGGTTCGTCACATATAGGAAAACGCGTGCTTTTGACCGGACAGGTCGGGATCGCGGGACATCTGAAGGTCGGCGACGATGTGATCATGACCGCAAAATCGGCCGTTTCGCACGACGTCGAGCCGGGAAAGGTCATCTCGGGAATTCCGGCTTTTGACAACAAGGACTGGCTTCGCTCGACCGCGGCATTTCGCCGTTTGGGCGAGTTTGCCCAACGACTGCGAAAATTGGAGAAGAAGGTTTTTGGGTCAGAACCGCCTGCGTAA
- a CDS encoding amidohydrolase family protein, which translates to MRTKLILVLCAVFCIAFSSSAYGQSYAITNARIVTVSGATIEKGTIVVREGLIFAVGANVAVPADAIVFDGNGMTVYPGFIDAVSNLGMPAAPQRPAGPGGGAAAAAAAAAAAQQAPASNSNYPAGLRPEDMAADDLRAGDAQFEAARAAGFTSALVTGRSGIFNGQSAVINLAGDNVSGMIVRSPYAHHISYATIPGSYPGSLMGTFSALRQMFLDAQRQMEIEKMYEANPAGMRRPTADRSLSALYPALNRQMPVVFNAVTEREIVRALDFIKEFNLRGIIAGGHEAGSVVDRLKAQNVPVIFSLNLPRRTTSAAADADPETLMTLRMRAAVPKAPAEMNNAGIKFAFQSGGLQNLTDFFANAAKTTENGLSKDAAIRAMTLGAAEILGVEKQLGSIDVGKIANLVVVKGDVFARDRFVSRVVIDGKVFEFKEQPRPPQGGPRGPGGPGGNPGGNPGGGAGGPSVAGTYNITINIPGQPLPATLTITQQGNSVSGSMTSQLGTTAMTGTMSAAGFSMSGGIEFGGASITIVMQGSVAGSQISGNIDSPQGQIPFSGTRNP; encoded by the coding sequence ATGAGAACAAAGCTGATCTTGGTTTTGTGTGCGGTGTTTTGTATTGCGTTCAGTTCATCGGCCTACGGCCAGAGCTACGCGATAACGAACGCCCGCATTGTTACGGTCTCGGGGGCGACGATCGAAAAGGGAACCATCGTCGTACGCGAGGGCCTGATCTTCGCGGTTGGTGCCAATGTTGCTGTTCCGGCTGATGCGATCGTGTTCGACGGCAACGGAATGACGGTCTATCCGGGCTTCATTGACGCGGTTTCCAACCTTGGGATGCCCGCTGCTCCTCAGCGTCCCGCGGGGCCCGGCGGCGGTGCTGCAGCAGCAGCTGCTGCAGCTGCGGCAGCACAGCAGGCGCCTGCGTCAAATTCGAATTACCCCGCAGGCCTGCGGCCTGAGGACATGGCGGCAGATGATCTGCGTGCGGGCGATGCTCAATTCGAGGCTGCACGTGCGGCCGGCTTTACGTCAGCCTTGGTGACGGGCCGTTCGGGGATCTTCAACGGCCAGTCCGCCGTGATAAATCTCGCCGGCGACAACGTCTCGGGTATGATCGTACGGTCACCGTACGCTCATCACATTTCGTATGCGACCATTCCCGGCAGCTATCCCGGCTCGCTGATGGGCACGTTCTCGGCATTGCGTCAGATGTTCCTCGACGCACAGCGTCAGATGGAGATCGAAAAGATGTACGAGGCGAATCCGGCGGGGATGCGTCGGCCAACAGCTGACCGATCGCTTTCGGCTCTATACCCCGCTCTAAATCGACAGATGCCCGTTGTTTTTAATGCGGTAACGGAACGTGAGATCGTGCGGGCTTTGGATTTTATAAAGGAGTTCAACCTGCGCGGTATCATCGCCGGCGGGCATGAGGCCGGCTCCGTCGTAGACAGGCTGAAAGCCCAAAACGTGCCGGTCATCTTTTCGCTGAACCTGCCCCGCCGAACCACTTCGGCCGCGGCGGACGCTGATCCGGAAACATTAATGACACTTCGGATGCGTGCCGCTGTGCCGAAAGCTCCGGCGGAGATGAATAATGCCGGCATCAAATTCGCTTTTCAGTCGGGCGGTCTGCAGAATCTGACGGACTTTTTCGCTAACGCCGCAAAGACGACCGAAAACGGGCTCAGCAAAGACGCCGCGATCAGGGCCATGACGCTGGGCGCCGCGGAGATCTTAGGTGTTGAAAAACAGCTCGGTTCTATCGACGTCGGCAAGATCGCAAATCTTGTTGTCGTAAAAGGCGATGTGTTCGCACGTGACCGTTTCGTCTCGCGTGTCGTAATAGACGGCAAGGTGTTCGAGTTCAAGGAACAGCCGCGTCCGCCGCAGGGCGGTCCTAGAGGTCCCGGCGGACCGGGAGGAAATCCGGGCGGGAATCCCGGCGGCGGTGCCGGCGGGCCGAGCGTTGCGGGTACCTACAACATCACTATTAACATTCCCGGCCAGCCGCTGCCTGCGACGCTGACCATCACTCAGCAAGGGAATTCAGTGTCAGGATCAATGACATCGCAATTGGGGACGACCGCAATGACGGGTACCATGTCGGCGGCCGGTTTTTCGATGTCGGGAGGCATTGAATTCGGCGGTGCGTCGATAACCATTGTGATGCAGGGCTCCGTCGCCGGATCGCAGATCAGCGGCAATATCGATTCGCCGCAGGGGCAGATCCCTTTTTCGGGTACGAGAAATCCGTAA